The Bacillus sp. FJAT-27916 genomic interval ATGGACCAGATTACGCTTTGTTTCCTCTGAGTGGTGGCTTGTTCTTGCCGTTGTATGCTCACAGCAATCTAATACTTTCTCATCGCCGTCGGTCATCTAAAGCCCCCCTTTCATAATGTTCTCTTCTACGTTAACATACCCCCTAGTGGTATGCAATAGATTCAAACTAGGGAAATGCCAATATTTCAATCTTTTTCATCCATCATTATTGTGGGATATAATAAACAGTATCTACAATAAAAAAGGAGACATGTGCTTTGCTTACAATATATCTAACAAGACATGGACTAACCGAATGGAACGTAAACCGCCGCATGCAAGGCTGGGGCAATGGAGAATTAACGGAGAAGGGCATCAGGGATGCGAAAGCACTTGGCAATCGCTTAGCTGACACCACTATTGATAAAGTGTATAGCAGCTCCTCAAAACGAGCATATGAGACAGCCCAATATATTATTGGCGACCGTGAAATCAGTCTCATTCAAATGGATGATTTGCGCGAAATGAACTTCGGAGATTGGGACGGCCGTATCCGTGAAGAGGTGGAGGCTGAATACCCAGAGGATTTCAAGACATTCTGGGAAAAACCGCATCTTTATGACCGCAATTCCGGCGAAACCTTTGAACATGTTAGAAAAAGAGCTGTTCAAGCATTTGAACGCATTATTGAGGAGAACAAAGAAGGAACCATCCTTATCGTTACCCATTCCATCTTCCTTCGTGTTCTGATGACGTATATCAAGGACATCCCGCTCTCTGATGTCTTTAAAGCCACACCTCCCGGCAATACAAGCCTAGCTAAAGTAGAGGTAGAAAACGGCCAATTGAACTTAATTTTTGAAAACGATATGCAGCATGTTAAATAATGACTACGAAAACGAGCTGAGACAAAACCTAATTAATTATTCTTCCTGTTAAATAGCAGTTGGAAAGACAAGTTCGTTCCACTAGTCACTAATAATGGAAAGCCACAATCAACTAATGCATGGAAAACAACAAATAAAGACCCGAA includes:
- a CDS encoding histidine phosphatase family protein: MLTIYLTRHGLTEWNVNRRMQGWGNGELTEKGIRDAKALGNRLADTTIDKVYSSSSKRAYETAQYIIGDREISLIQMDDLREMNFGDWDGRIREEVEAEYPEDFKTFWEKPHLYDRNSGETFEHVRKRAVQAFERIIEENKEGTILIVTHSIFLRVLMTYIKDIPLSDVFKATPPGNTSLAKVEVENGQLNLIFENDMQHVK